From the Bacteroidia bacterium genome, the window AGTAAACAAGTAACAGAACTCATTATTTAAATATATGGTACAAATATACAAGAAATTTAATGCTATATACAAATAATCGTTAAATTATTTTTTTGCAATCCACACAATGGGATTTAATTTGGTAAATCCTTTCCAAATTTGCAAATTAAGATCTGCGTTGCCGGAATCCGAATCGGTCCTGACACGTCCAATATTTTGTTTTGTTGTAACTTTCTCACCTTTAGTAACAAACACTTCGTCAAGGTTGGAATAAACAGATAAAAATTCGCCATGTCTGATAATTACTGCCGAACCATTTGGTAAATTGACTGTACCTGTAACTTCTCCACTAAAAATGCTACGTACAGAGCTACCTTTGGCCGTTCGTATATCTATCCCATCATTCTTAGTTGTCACATTTTTCAATAATGGGTGCTGATGTTCTCCAAAAGTCTCAGATATTCTCCCTTTTTCAACAGGCCATGGTAAACTGCCTTTATTCTTGGCAAAGCTATTGCTTAATTGCTGTGCTTCAGGTGTTAATGTAAATACGTTTTCGTTGGTAACATTCTTTTTACCTGCTTTCACTGCCTTTTTCTTTGCTGCCTCAATTTCTTTTCGCACCAATGCTGCAATGGCCTTGTCTAACTTAGCCTTGTCCCTGATTTTTGCTTCAAGCTTTTTGCGCAATGACTTTTCACTTGCCTGAAGATTAACCATCATTTTATCCTGCTCTTGTTTTTCACTTTCAAGATTCTTTCTTTGGCTTTCCTGACTTTGTTTGAGTCCGGTTTTTTCATTTTTCTTTTGTTGCAAGTCGGCTTTTTTACTGTTTAGATTGCTTTGCACTTCTGCAATCTGCTCAACATGAAGACGTCTGTTTTCCGTAAACTGTTTTAAAAATTTAAGTCGCTTGTAGGCCTGATTGAAATCGTCAGCTGCAAAAACAAACATCATGGTTTGATATTTATTTCTGTTGCGTTGTGCAAACTGAATCATTGCTGCATAGTCTTCGCGCAATTGCTTCATTTGGTGTTCAAGAGAATCTATTGATTTTCCGGTTTTATCAATTTCACCGCTGAGTGATTTAATTTCAACATTAATTGAGTTGATGAGTTCATTGCGAAGCGATATTTTTTTTCTCAAGGCA encodes:
- a CDS encoding peptidoglycan DD-metalloendopeptidase family protein, translated to MKIFRFGWIYFIAAFLLLVVCNNVLAQGNKRELEKKRERLQHEINETNKLLKLTEKNKNATQAQLDALRKKISLRNELINSINVEIKSLSGEIDKTGKSIDSLEHQMKQLREDYAAMIQFAQRNRNKYQTMMFVFAADDFNQAYKRLKFLKQFTENRRLHVEQIAEVQSNLNSKKADLQQKKNEKTGLKQSQESQRKNLESEKQEQDKMMVNLQASEKSLRKKLEAKIRDKAKLDKAIAALVRKEIEAAKKKAVKAGKKNVTNENVFTLTPEAQQLSNSFAKNKGSLPWPVEKGRISETFGEHQHPLLKNVTTKNDGIDIRTAKGSSVRSIFSGEVTGTVNLPNGSAVIIRHGEFLSVYSNLDEVFVTKGEKVTTKQNIGRVRTDSDSGNADLNLQIWKGFTKLNPIVWIAKK